A window of Roseburia hominis A2-183 genomic DNA:
AGAGCGGCAAGACAAAACGGACAGTGGGAACAGTTCTCGGCACAGGATTTTTCGCAGTCTTAAGCCTGATTATTATCTTCCCGGTATTCGCAGGTCTGCTTGCCTCTTTCAGACCAGGAACAGAGCTGATCCGCCGTGGATTGTCGATCGATCTCGATATCCGTACGATGAATCTGGATAACTATAAGTACCTGTTTTCCGGAAATGCGGACAGTCAGAAATATTTTATGTGGTATAAGAACTCTCTGGTTATTACGATCGTGTCGGTCGTTCTGACATTGTTCATCTGCTACTTTGTGGCATATGGACTGACAATGTACAATTTCAAGCTGAAGAATTTCCTCTTCTTCCTTGTAATTGCGACAATGATGGTACCGTTTGAGATTCTGATGCTTCCTTTATATAAGGAAATTATTGCACTGCATCTGATCGATACCTACACCGGAGTAATTATCATCGGACTATGTAACGCATCGACGATTTTCTTCTTCCGGCAGTATCTGTCGGGACTTCCGAGAGAACTTCTGGATGCGGCGCGTATTGACGGTGCGACAGAGTACGGTATTGCGACAAAAATCATTCTTCCGCTGACGAAGCCGGCATTCGCCTCCATGGGAATTCTGCAGGCAATGGGAAGCTGGAATGCGATCCTGTGGCCGCTTCTGGTACTGAAGGGAGCAGAAAAGTTCACCCTTCCGATCGGATTAAATACATTGCTGACGCCGTACGGAAACAACTATGATGTGCTGATCGCCGGTTCCATGTTCGGAATCCTGCCGATCCTGGTGATTTTCCTGATCTTCCAGAAGTACATCATCGAAGGAATGACAGCCGGAGCTGTAAAGGGCTGATGTGAATCAATGACAGCAAAAACTCGAAAGGGACTGATACATAACGGGAGGTTACTATGGCAAAATTAGTCATCAATAACGACAAGAAAATGAGCACGATTGCTCCGGAAATCTATGGACATTTCTCGGAGCATCTGGGAAGATGTATTTATGAGGGACTTTATGTCGGAGAGGATTCCGATATCCCGAATGTCAACGGAATGCGCACCGATGTGGTGGAAGCATTAAAAGAAATGAAGATTCCGGTGCTGCGCTGGCCGGGCGGATGCTTTGCAGACGAATATCACTGGATGGACGGTATCGGACCGAAAGCATCCAGAAAGAAAATGATCAATACACACTGGGGCGGCGTTGTCGAGGACAACAGCTTCGGAACACACGAGTTCTTTGAACTGTGCCGTCAGCTTGGTTGCAAGACCTATGTCAACGGCAACCTCGGAAGCGGTACGGTTCGTGAGATGAGCGAGTGGGTAGAGTACATTACGTTCAACGGCGTATCCCCGATGGCAGACCTGCGCAAGCAGAACGGTCATGAGGAGCCGTGGAAGATCGATTACTTCGGTGTCGGCAATGAGAACTGGGGATGCGGCGGAAATATGCGCCCGCAGCATTATGCAGATGAGTACCGCAGATACCAGACATATGTGAGAAACTATGCTGGAAATGACCCGATCGCAAAGATCTGCTGCGGACCGAACGTGGATGATTACGAGTGGACGAAAAAGGTGATGGAGACCTGCTTTGATCACTGCGAGCCGCGTTTCCATGGAATGATGGATGGTCTTTCCCTTCATTATTATACACTTCCTGAGGTGGAGGATGACTGGAATAAGAAGGGAAGCGCAACAGACTTCACGGAGGAGATTTTCTACCAGACCTTAAAGAGAGGTTATTTCATGGACGAACTCATCAACCGCCACGGTGCGATTATGGATGAGTACGATCCGGACAAGAAGATCGGTCTGATCGTTGACGAGTGGGGAATCTGGACGGACGTAGAGCCGGGAACCAACCCGGGATTTTTGTATCAGCAGAACACCATGCGTGATGCACTTGTGGCAGGTATGACACTCAACATCTTCAACAAACATTCCGACCGTGTGAAGATGGCATGCATCGCACAGCTCATCAATGTACTCCAGTCTGTCATGCTGACCGACGGCGAGAAGATGATCAAGACACCGACCTATCATGTATTCCATATGTATCGTCATCATCAGGGAGCAACTCTTCTCAGAAGCGATCTGATCGGTGCTGGAACCGTAGGAGCAGGCAAGAACGAACTGCCGAAGGTGATTGAGTCTGTATCGGAGAACGCGGACGGCGTGATCACGGTGACACTGACCAACAATTCACTGGAAGCTGCGGAGAATGTGACCATCCAGCTGACGGACGACGGCGCTGCATACGGCGTATGCGAGGCGAGTGTTGTGGCAGGAACGATGAATGCACACAACACGTTTGAGGCACCGGAAGTGGTGACGGAGCAGGCATTTGCAGATTACGAGAAGACGGCGGACGGCATACGGGTACAGATTCCGGCATGCAGCGTGGTAAGCATCCGTCTGAAAAAATAACCGAATGGCTTAGACCGGAATGGAGGGCATATGAATCAGTTTTTTGATTACAACAACAACGTTTTCCGCATACTGGGAGGACTGGCGGACTGCCTGATTCTCGGCGCGCTGTGGATTGTATGCAGCATTCCGGTCGTTACCATGGGAGCCGCCACAGCGGCGGTGTACCATGCGGTCAATAAAAGCATTGTACATGGACAGGGCTATGCATTCCGGGAATATTGCACGGCTCTGAAAACGGATTTGAAACAGACCACAGGAGCATGGCTGCTGTGGGGAATACTGGCAGCGTTTCTTGCGGCGGACCTTGTGGTGACCAGACAGTTTCTGGCACAGGGCTCGGCGCTTGGTGCGCTGTATTATTTTTTTATTGTACTTTCTGCCATGGCGCTGGCGTGGGAGTTTTACCTGACGGCGTATATGGCGAGGTTTGAGGGAACCATACGGGAGTCCATGAAGAAGACGCTTGTGATGGTGGTGGCAAATCTGGGATGGTCGGCGCTTTTAGTAGCTGTGTTTGTGCTGTTTGTTCTGATGTGCAACGATACACAGTGCCTGATTGTACTGTTTCCGGGAGTGTTTGCACTGGTGAAAAACTATGTGCTCGAGAAGGTATTCCGCAAGTACAGGACGCCGGAGGATCTCGCCAGAGAATTGGAAATGACCCGTGAATATCGGAACTGATGGGGGAAAAGAGATGAGCAAAGAGATTGCATTACAGCAAATTCGGATCAAAGACCCGTTCTGGAGCGGTATGCAGGAAAAGATCACAGATACTGTGATACCGTTTCAGGAGAGGGTATTAAACGATAAAGAAGAAGGCGTGGAGAAGAGCCATGCGCTGGATAATTTCCGCATTGCGGCAGGACTGATGGAAGGTGAGTTCTACGGGATGGTATTCCAGGACAGCGATGTGGCAAAATGGCTGGAAGGTGTGGCGTACTCGCTCGTGATCAAGCCGGATGCGGCGTTGGAACAGCGCGCGGACGACATCATTGACATTATCGCAAAGGCACAGCAGCCGGACGGTTATCTGAATACATTTTTCACGATCAAGGAGCCGGAGCACCGCTGGCAGAATCTGTTAGAGTGCCATGAACTCTACTGCGCAGGCCATATGATGGAGGCGGCAGTGGCGTATTACGAGGCGACCGGAAAAGACAAGCTGCTCGGCGTGATGGAGCGGATGGCGCAGCATATCATGAACCGGTTCGGAGAGGATAAGATTCCGGGCATTCCGGGACACCAGGAGGTGGAGATCGGTCTGATGCGCATGTACCATGCGACCGGAAAGGAAGCCTACAAGGACATGGCGCGCTATTTCCTCGAGGAGCGTGGAAAGAATCCGAACTTCTTTAAGGAGGAGACCGAGCGCAGGGGCTGGACGCATTTTGGCAATATGATCCCGGACGACACAAAGTACAACCAGAGCCATGCGACAATCTACGAGCAGGATGAGGCTGTGGGACACAGTGTGCGCGCCGTATATATGTACACGGCGATGGCAGATCTTGCGGCGGAGGATCACGATGAGAAGTTGTTTGCAGCGTGCAGACGGCTCTGGGAGAATATGACGCAGAAAAAGATGTTCATCACCGGAGGCATCGGCTCGACCGTGGAGGGCGAGGCATTCACAAAAGAGTATGAACTGCCGAACGATATGAACTATGCGGAGACCTGTGCGTCGATCGGTCTGGTCTTTTTTGCGAGAAATATGTTAAAGACGGAGAAGAACGGAAGATATGCCGATGTGATGGAGCGGGCGCTCTACAATGGCATCATCAGCGGTATGCAGCTCGACGGAAAGCGGTTTTTCTACGTCAATCCGCTGGAGGTCAATCCGGGTGTGTCCGGCGAGATTTTCGGTTACAAACATGTGATTCCGGAGCGTCCGGGCTGGTATGCGTGCGCATGCTGCCCGCCGAACCTGGTCCGCATGGTGACCTCCCTTGGAAAATATGCGTGGGATGAGGACGAGACGGCGGTGTATTCCCATCTGTTTCTGGGACAGGAGGCGGCGCTCGGCAAGGCGGACATCCGCGTGGAGAGCGCATACCCGTGGGAGGGAAGCGTGACTTACCATGTGTCCGCGAAGATCGACGAACTCTTTACACTTGCCATTCATATCCCGGCTTATGTGAAAGACCTGCGCGTGACGGTCAACGGGGAGGCGTTTGATACTGCCGGAGAAATCCGTGATGGCTATTTGTACATCAGCAGAAAATGGGGAAGCGACGATCAGGTGGAACTTCATTTTCCACTGCCGGTGCGCAAAATTTATGCGAGTACGCATGTACGCGAGGACGTCGGATGCGTGGCGCTGATGCGCGGACCTGTGGTCTACTGCTTTGAGGGCGCTGACAACGGAGCCAATCTGCAGGCGCTTGCGGTAAAAAAAGAACTGGATGCAAAGGCTCTCGTATGCACGGAAGGCAGGCTTTCCGGTCTCACACTGCTCGATGTGGCGGGGATCCGGCTTGTGCCGTCGGAGGAACTCTACACCGAGGAACCGCCGAAGGAAGAAACGGTTACGCTTCGCGCAATCCCTTATTTTGCATGGGGAAACCGCGGTTTAAACCAGATGCGCGTCTGGATGCACGAAAAATAAAAGAGCACAAAAAAGGGGCTGCCGCGTGAAACGGGCAGTCCCCTTTTGGCGTGACACGTAATGGAATGATAAGTAATAGGACAAGAAGATCATGCCTCACGATTTCAGATGGAAATGCAGATGGAAATTCTGTTCAAAAATGCGGCATTTCTAACCAGCCGGATATTTGCATCCGCGATGATCCGTGTCTTTCCAAGTTTGGAACACTCCACGGGTCATGTCCGCACCCCGAAGACAATTTGTAGGACTTTTGTGCCGCCCTTACCAGTACCAAACACCGGATGGCATAAATCAGCCATCCTTATGTCGCAATAAAACATAACCGCGCGAAGCCGATGTCTGAATTGTCATCTGCCTTGTTTTTAATAGCAGATGGCAACGAGTTTCGGTTCGCGCGGTTTTATATTGTCTATGAGGGAGTACAGTTAGGGCGGCTAGAAAGTCCGCCCATTGTCTTTGGTGTGCCGGACATGTCCCCGTCGGATTGTCCAAACGTGGAAGAGACACGGAATCCGATGCAAATATCCGGCAGAAAGAAATGCTCTCATTTTTTCACAAAAAATATTCCATCTGCATTCCATCTGAAATCGAAGGGCATGATTCTCTTGTCCTATTTCTTCTCATGCCAAACGGGACTGCCTGCTTAAAGCGACAGCCCCGTTTTTGGTGCAATGGGCAGAAGAAGCCGGTTTATTTGCCGGACATCTGCTCTTCCTGCTTCATGATCATTTTCTTGACCATCTCGCCGCCGATGCTTCCGGCCTGTGCGGAAGTCAAGTCGCCGTTGTAGCCGTCCTTTAACGGTACACCGATCTCACTTGCAACTTCCTGCTTAAAACGGTTCATTGCCTCTTTTGCCTGCGGCACTGCCATCTGGTTTGTGCCGGAATTAGAATTGCTAGATCCACTCATGGTTTTTCCCTCCATATTGTCGTCTGTTTTCCCGGAACATCTTCCGGTGTGATTTAGGAGTACAATAATGAATTACTGTAATTCCTAATCCTATTATTTGCACGAAATCAAATATTATAATGGTAAATTATGAGAATTTTCTTGACATTTAAAAAGAGGTATGCGTATACTGGTTTTTGTAAGACAACATGTAATCTAAATTTTAAGGAAAGAGAGGTAAGCATTATGAGTAGAATTACAAGTAACGTCGTGGAAGTGAAAAAGCAGAATCATATGATTGCCTCGGTGGGGAGTAACGGTCAGAAGTAATGCACATGCCGTATGAGAAGATGCGGATGGCGTGAAAATGTGACAATACCATTCCTGATGATAGACCGTGGTGATCGAAAGATGCCACGGATTTTTTTACGCAAAAAGCGAGGAGAATCCGTAACGGGATGCCCCCTCGCTTTTTTGTTTTGCAGGAAGGTGACACCGGGGAACTGACAAGAAGGAGGAGATTAGGGAATGAAAAAGTTATACACCTATATCGGACGCTATTGGTATGGGTATCTGTTTGCGGTATTTTCGATGGTGACGGCGATCGTTCTGGATATGCTGTATCCGAAGATCACACAGCAGATTGTGGATGATGTCATCATAGGCGGAAAACTGGAGCTTTTGACGAAACTTCTGGTTGGAATCGTGATCGTGGGAATCGGCAGGAGTATTTTCGGCTACTGCAAGGAGTTCACGTTCGACGTGCTGGCATCCAAGATCGGATCGGCAATGCGCAAGGATCTGTTCGACCATATCCAGTCGCTGTCCATGGGATATTTTGAGGACACGAACACGGGAGAACTGATGGCGCGTGTCAAGGATGACGTGGATAAAATCTGGAATGCGATGGGCTATGTGGGCATGCTTGTCATCGAGGTTATCATTCATGTGTCCATGGTACTGTACTGCATGTTTTCGCTCAACTGGAAGCTGGCGTTCGTGCCGCTTGCCACAATGATCCTGTGCGGTACGGTCGCGATCATCATGGAGCGCAAGCTCGACAAGATTTACGAGGACATCAGTGAGGAAAATGCCGTGCTGACAACTGTGGCGGAGGAGAATCTTGCAGGCGTGCGCACAGTCAAGGCGTTTGCAAGGGAAAAGCATGAGATTGAAAAATTTTTATCCCACAACAACCGGTATTACGAACTGAATGTTTCACAGGCAAAGGTACTGACAAAGTATTACCCGCTGTTTTCGTTTGTGGGAAAGGTGCTTCCGGTTTGTTCGACGATCCTGGGCGGTATTTTTGTCATGAACGGTGAGATGACACTGGGTGCGCTGGTGGCGTTTGTGGAGTACAGCAGGAACTGTACCTGGCCGATGGAGATGCTGGGCTGGCTGACGAACGATGTGTCGTCCGCGGTGGCATCTTATAAGAAGATCCGCAAGATTTATGCGGAGCAGCCGAAGATCAAAAACGACGAGCATCCAAAGGTGCTTGACGAAATCCGGGGAGAGATCTGTTTTGACCACGCGGGCTTTGTCATGGACGGGCAGAAGATTCTGCAGGACATCAATGTTACCGTTCCGGCAGGAAAGACGCTCGGTATCATGGGGGCGACCGGTTCCGGCAAATCCTCCATCGTCAATCTGCTCCAGCGGTTTTACGATGTGACGGACGGCGCGGTGAAGATTGACGGTGTGGATGTGCGAAATATGGATGTGCATCAGCTCCGCAGCAACATCGCGGTTGTTTTGCAGGATGTGTTCCTTTTCTCGGATACGATCGAGGAGAACATCAAGATGGGACAGCGCAAGGAACTTCAGATGGAGGCGGTGCGCCTCGCGGCAGAGGATGCCAAAGCACGCGGGTTCATTGAGAAGATGGATGAACAGTACGAGACTGTCATCGGGGAGCGCGGTGTCGGACTTTCGGGCGGACAGAAGCAGCGGATCAGCATTGCGCGCGCGCTGGCAAAGCACGGCCCGATTCTGGTGCTTGACGACTCGACCTCGGCGCTTGATATGGAGACGGAGCATGAGATCCAGCAGACGTTAAACGCTCTGCGCGATACGACAAAGA
This region includes:
- a CDS encoding ABC transporter ATP-binding protein, translating into MKKLYTYIGRYWYGYLFAVFSMVTAIVLDMLYPKITQQIVDDVIIGGKLELLTKLLVGIVIVGIGRSIFGYCKEFTFDVLASKIGSAMRKDLFDHIQSLSMGYFEDTNTGELMARVKDDVDKIWNAMGYVGMLVIEVIIHVSMVLYCMFSLNWKLAFVPLATMILCGTVAIIMERKLDKIYEDISEENAVLTTVAEENLAGVRTVKAFAREKHEIEKFLSHNNRYYELNVSQAKVLTKYYPLFSFVGKVLPVCSTILGGIFVMNGEMTLGALVAFVEYSRNCTWPMEMLGWLTNDVSSAVASYKKIRKIYAEQPKIKNDEHPKVLDEIRGEICFDHAGFVMDGQKILQDINVTVPAGKTLGIMGATGSGKSSIVNLLQRFYDVTDGAVKIDGVDVRNMDVHQLRSNIAVVLQDVFLFSDTIEENIKMGQRKELQMEAVRLAAEDAKARGFIEKMDEQYETVIGERGVGLSGGQKQRISIARALAKHGPILVLDDSTSALDMETEHEIQQTLNALRDTTKIIIAHRISAVRHADEIIYLADGKIAERGTHEELLAKKGLYYDTYMAQYGALAMSSASAGEPAPAACC
- a CDS encoding carbohydrate ABC transporter permease — encoded protein: MADEKNRKGDKGPKSGKTKRTVGTVLGTGFFAVLSLIIIFPVFAGLLASFRPGTELIRRGLSIDLDIRTMNLDNYKYLFSGNADSQKYFMWYKNSLVITIVSVVLTLFICYFVAYGLTMYNFKLKNFLFFLVIATMMVPFEILMLPLYKEIIALHLIDTYTGVIIIGLCNASTIFFFRQYLSGLPRELLDAARIDGATEYGIATKIILPLTKPAFASMGILQAMGSWNAILWPLLVLKGAEKFTLPIGLNTLLTPYGNNYDVLIAGSMFGILPILVIFLIFQKYIIEGMTAGAVKG
- a CDS encoding glycoside hydrolase family 127 protein, with amino-acid sequence MSKEIALQQIRIKDPFWSGMQEKITDTVIPFQERVLNDKEEGVEKSHALDNFRIAAGLMEGEFYGMVFQDSDVAKWLEGVAYSLVIKPDAALEQRADDIIDIIAKAQQPDGYLNTFFTIKEPEHRWQNLLECHELYCAGHMMEAAVAYYEATGKDKLLGVMERMAQHIMNRFGEDKIPGIPGHQEVEIGLMRMYHATGKEAYKDMARYFLEERGKNPNFFKEETERRGWTHFGNMIPDDTKYNQSHATIYEQDEAVGHSVRAVYMYTAMADLAAEDHDEKLFAACRRLWENMTQKKMFITGGIGSTVEGEAFTKEYELPNDMNYAETCASIGLVFFARNMLKTEKNGRYADVMERALYNGIISGMQLDGKRFFYVNPLEVNPGVSGEIFGYKHVIPERPGWYACACCPPNLVRMVTSLGKYAWDEDETAVYSHLFLGQEAALGKADIRVESAYPWEGSVTYHVSAKIDELFTLAIHIPAYVKDLRVTVNGEAFDTAGEIRDGYLYISRKWGSDDQVELHFPLPVRKIYASTHVREDVGCVALMRGPVVYCFEGADNGANLQALAVKKELDAKALVCTEGRLSGLTLLDVAGIRLVPSEELYTEEPPKEETVTLRAIPYFAWGNRGLNQMRVWMHEK
- a CDS encoding alpha/beta-type small acid-soluble spore protein, whose protein sequence is MSGSSNSNSGTNQMAVPQAKEAMNRFKQEVASEIGVPLKDGYNGDLTSAQAGSIGGEMVKKMIMKQEEQMSGK
- a CDS encoding alpha-N-arabinofuranosidase, giving the protein MAKLVINNDKKMSTIAPEIYGHFSEHLGRCIYEGLYVGEDSDIPNVNGMRTDVVEALKEMKIPVLRWPGGCFADEYHWMDGIGPKASRKKMINTHWGGVVEDNSFGTHEFFELCRQLGCKTYVNGNLGSGTVREMSEWVEYITFNGVSPMADLRKQNGHEEPWKIDYFGVGNENWGCGGNMRPQHYADEYRRYQTYVRNYAGNDPIAKICCGPNVDDYEWTKKVMETCFDHCEPRFHGMMDGLSLHYYTLPEVEDDWNKKGSATDFTEEIFYQTLKRGYFMDELINRHGAIMDEYDPDKKIGLIVDEWGIWTDVEPGTNPGFLYQQNTMRDALVAGMTLNIFNKHSDRVKMACIAQLINVLQSVMLTDGEKMIKTPTYHVFHMYRHHQGATLLRSDLIGAGTVGAGKNELPKVIESVSENADGVITVTLTNNSLEAAENVTIQLTDDGAAYGVCEASVVAGTMNAHNTFEAPEVVTEQAFADYEKTADGIRVQIPACSVVSIRLKK
- a CDS encoding DUF624 domain-containing protein, whose amino-acid sequence is MNQFFDYNNNVFRILGGLADCLILGALWIVCSIPVVTMGAATAAVYHAVNKSIVHGQGYAFREYCTALKTDLKQTTGAWLLWGILAAFLAADLVVTRQFLAQGSALGALYYFFIVLSAMALAWEFYLTAYMARFEGTIRESMKKTLVMVVANLGWSALLVAVFVLFVLMCNDTQCLIVLFPGVFALVKNYVLEKVFRKYRTPEDLARELEMTREYRN